The DNA window TTTGTCAAATAAATGAGTTCTCATTTTTAGAACACCATATGAGAATTTAGTGTCAAAGACAACATCCAAGCAAGtttttctttataaaaaaacaaaaacccaaaactaCAAAGATGGTTACATAGAAGCTCGTTCAATGAAATCTAACTGCAAATGAGCAAACTACATAGTATTCGCGGGGAGCTATGCTTTCCGTGACAGAGTAGGTAACTTCTTCACCGAACAAGTAACTAAACTCTGAAGAACTTATATTGCGTTCGTCGGACGGCGAAGAAAGACAACACTAAGTGGGTATGATCCGGTTGGTTCCGATGAGACGGAGAGATGAGCTGGTGCAGATCGATTTGAGCTTTGGTGCCGATGAGATGGAGCGATGGTGCAGATCGTGTCGATTTGAGAACACAACGCCAAACACGAATGCCCTTTTCCGTTTAAGCTCTAAAATAATCTTCAATTTGAAGATTATTTTTTACACCAATAAAGCTAGCGGTTTGAGGATATTACCGCTAGCTTATacgaggtgtttggtgaagcgtTGGATCAAAGCGGGACAACTAGATTATAAGCTTTCCTCAAGGCTTCACCAAGCACATACATTATATGAACAGGATATATCCTTACATACAAAAAAGAATTATCATTTTCTTCGTGATGCAATTGTCATAATTCCATTTCATTTATACTTTTTATAGAGCTCATCTATAATGCCAACAAATAgtttgtttctcattggaattgaatattggacacacatatatctaattCTGTCGATTATCAATCGAGTCATCGCTAGTTGGTGTTGTTCTAGAGGAAAATGTTggtttatatatatgaaaaagatttttaaaattacaATAGTGGGTTCCAGAAAAGTATATCAATTAAATTAAGGTatgttcaaaaataaaataaaatcagttCATGTGTCGGGTCGCCCGTTAAACCCTCCGGTGAAGGGGTTTCAGAGGATCTTATCCTTGTAAAATTCGTCCGAGACACTTCGGTCGGTGCGAGACGACGATCTCCTCAAAGGTTGGCTAGGTTGTCCCAAAAAATAGGTTTTTCAGCAGAAATGGCATTCTCATATCCCTCTCACTCGTTATCTGCTTCCACCCGCCATCGAATCTCCACTGAAATGACTCTGCCGAGCATAAAATCTCTTGCACCCCAGGTAAACTTAATTTTGTCTTTAATTCTGCTTCTCGTTCGTTTATGGCATATGGGGGCTGAGTTTGCTGGTATGTTACTTAGAGTCTAGACGGTATCTCTTTGTTGAGAAATGGGTTTCTTTTTTGTGGGTGTGTTTTCTTTATGGAGATTATTGgtgctttattttgttttttctgcGAGTCTATGAAAATATTCGTTATTATTACAAAGACCTCAAAAACAATCAAGCTTGTTGCTTGATGGAAACTCTTTTAAGTTTTTCCAAAATCAAGGACTGCTGcttcctctcttttttaaaGTGTATTCTGTTCCACAGAGCAGTTTGCATTGTTGGTCTTTGTTCTGTTGGCAGTGAAGTTTTTCTGCCTCATTTTACATTTTGGTCTCATTTACTTCAAACTCATTTCATTGCATTTATAGTTTATGTAACACCTACTCTTACAGATTGCTGGGAAGTCATTAGGGATTAGAATTTGGAAATTTCAGCCACAATGGGGTTCCTCCTGTATGTGTGGTTATAACAATTTTCTGGAGGTGATAGAGGAGTGAATGAGCCTGTGCACATGATCCTTTGTTttgtatttaaaataataaattatttaaaataataactcCAGTTCCTTTTGCATCTCTGCAAACTCGTGGTAGCAGTGAAAATTCCTTCAGTTCTAGTAAGCAATATATAATGGAATGTCAGCTTTCTGGAACACTCTTGTCTCACAGTAATTAGGTCCATACTGTTGCATTTTCCCTGActcatttccttttcttttcctttaaaaGGTTAAGGTAGTACAAAAGCTTTATTGAGTTAGTAAGATATCCCCCACAGCTTGGCCTAGAGCTTGGGGTGCGGAGTTTTGTCCAATCTGGTCCAACCTAGGCCGGGTtctgacccaaaaaaaaaaagaaaaagaaagaaaccatgGCTAAGTGATATCCCACTAGAAGTGATCATAAACAAAACAACATTGATTTAGTAAGGTACGGCCAACAACTTGACCAAGTGATATGTAACTAGAAGCATTATTGAGTTCCTTGCATGCCTAAACTCAAGAAACTACTAGAAACGCGTATCCACATTCAACAAAAAGGTATGTGTTTCTAGCTGTTGCTCAAGCTCGTGCATGCAAGTACATTTTTTATCTTTGTTGATCTTTTGACTTTTGATAATCATATATGTCTGTTATCCTTTTCATCAattgtttgtatattttttgaaattgtagagaCAATGGCCACAATACTTTGCATACACCTGCTATTCGAGCATGAAGCTTAACAGGTTATTTCAGAATACTAGGCCAAAGATTCCTTGTGCGATAAATATGGCTGCTGGACATTCAGGTGACCCTGAAAAGGTGAATTTGGACCATCTAATGGACAAGGCGAGAGATTTGTGGGATAGATCACCTCAGCCAGTCAAGAGCTTTCCATGGAGCAGAGTACTTGAGAACTTCATTCAACTATTAGTTGGTCTTGTCGCAGCAGTTGTCAAATATTTATGCGTTCCTGTACTGGGAGTTTCCATGCTTAGCGAAATGTCCTACTGTGCTCATGAAAAGAAGTTATCTTTTATTCCTTTGCCCCTACTCATCGGTGTTGCTGTGGCTTGGATCCTAAAAGAAACTGCCCTGGAACTCTCACCATTTCTGAAGGTTGAAATACATATATTAAAATTGCATTAGCTATTCATGAAATTTAAGATACTAGTTTAGTAGTCCATGAATGAGGACGATCGATGAGGATTTGCTGACGTTTGTGCATATTGTGGTATATGACATCGTCTTGATTTTCCTAATAGGTCCATATATAGATAAAGAATCATGGTCCTTCTCGATCACATACTTCTCTTCCATATGATGGGCCTGAAATATAAGTTCTCCCATATGATTCAAATATTGATAGTGACTATATAATGCTCTCTCTAGATCatctatattttaatttttgaaactcCTTTGCCATAGACTGAATGTTCCTCCAATATCGTGGCATTGGTGATCCAAATACTCCACTGATGCCAAAGTCAATTGGAGCCTTTTCCACCTTCATTGGGTCAATCGGTCCTTTATGGATTGAGAAATGGAAACACTTTTCTCTATGTGTTTGGCTTTCTTTTTCCAGGTGGCTTATtatttggtttgattgacaGGATGCAGAAGTTCCCTGGCATCTACTCATCGTTGCAATATTCTTCGCATTGCTCAAATTGCCAGGCCCATATTACCCATATTGGGGGCGAATATTTATACCTCACTTTGCAAATGGAGTATTGTTGAGGACCCTGTGGTTTGTTTTCCAGTGGAACAGAAAGCCTGGAAGGAAATGAAGGACAGATGTTGTGGCAGAGATCATTAGTTGGTAGTCACCCTTTAGCCATACGAGGTATAACTTCACCCCATGAAACTCAATGACCATGTACTTTAGCATCTGGCACTTGAGGGATGAGCACACTGAATTTTTACTGTTTTGGCGGTGTTTTGTACCGAAACAAgccaaattatttttgtagcCAGTTGCTATTTGTTTCTTGTTGAGAcacatttattttattcatttcctTTATTTATGCCGCTTTGAGAAGCTTGTCCAGTTATGCTTAGTCTTTCTTCAGTTGCATCTGTGTTTCATTTTATTGCACGCTCTTCGATCATCTAGCTCATGTTTTCCAAATGGTTGCTGCAATTTTTTTCTAGCCACACAGCTCAACTTGCATTTACATATATGTGTTGTTGTTGCGCTCCTTAGCGCTGGGAGTTTGTAGCCCAGAGAATGAAAATGTTTATTGGAAAACAGCTAGTGTATATGCATATTGGCCAAGTTGTGGGTATATAGATGATCATTAAGTTTGAAAAGTGACCCTTTTGAGTAGTAAGAGTGGCTTCTTATTGTAGCATTGCTTCCTGTTGGACTTGAGCTTTTGCACCTATCATGTTCATTCACTTGGGTCTGCATTCCTTGATATGGTAAATGTGCATTTCTGTTGCTGTTTATGGGATCTTTTTATTAGGCATGGCCTATCCTTGGAAGGGCTTCGCCTGACTAATAATAACAAATGCAGTCACTAAAGAGAACAAAAGCAGGATAATTGGCCATCAAAAAGACCTTATTGAGTTGGAAGCTTATACAAACCAAGGAATGTTCATGCCACAGGGAATTATGTTTGTAGTTGAATCGAACCTTGAATTATGGAAATTCTTTTTCATTCAATCATGATTGAAGTGTCAAATtctagtttctttttcttttttttctaaataaaaGTAGAAGGGAaggtgtaatttatattttacaaGCCTTAACGTATACCGGTTCATCAGCTGAAGAAAAGACTAAACAGACATGTCATACTTCAAAAATTTGTTAGTTATATCCTTTATGATGATACGGTAATTCTATTCTTTTTTACGTATGACATCGCCATTATCTTTGGAAACATGTACTAAttcaaaagttaatttgaaagtcATATTCCGACCCAAATATTTTCAATATACCATAATAATCAATGAATGACAAGTACTTTTTCCCGAGAAAgtaatcaaaaaagaaagaagataagtTATTCTGTAAAATGATTTTTGGTCTTATAAAAAGTGGAATTTGTGCTTGTGAAAATTATCAAGGAATCGGAGATGAATAAGATAACCTAAATTTTTGTGAATAATGTGGAGTCAGAATTTGTTAATTCCAATGACATTTGCCCTTTAGTCTTGAATTAGGTTGCCCTCTTAGTCCGGGTCCGGGTCCGGGTCCGGCGGCCTGTTTATTAAACGGCCCCGTTTATGAGATGCAAAATATGTCAAAGTATTAAAACTTCCCTCCTCCGGCCTCTGCAGCTCTGGTCTACTTTCCAAGTTTTCAT is part of the Tripterygium wilfordii isolate XIE 37 chromosome 7, ASM1340144v1, whole genome shotgun sequence genome and encodes:
- the LOC120001568 gene encoding uncharacterized protein LOC120001568 → MAFSYPSHSLSASTRHRISTEMTLPSIKSLAPQRQWPQYFAYTCYSSMKLNRLFQNTRPKIPCAINMAAGHSGDPEKVNLDHLMDKARDLWDRSPQPVKSFPWSRVLENFIQLLVGLVAAVVKYLCVPVLGVSMLSEMSYCAHEKKLSFIPLPLLIGVAVAWILKETALELSPFLKDAEVPWHLLIVAIFFALLKLPGPYYPYWGRIFIPHFANGVLLRTLWFVFQWNRKPGRK